A single Anopheles funestus chromosome 2RL, idAnoFuneDA-416_04, whole genome shotgun sequence DNA region contains:
- the LOC125762003 gene encoding uncharacterized protein LOC125762003, with translation MASRKITPMFNDYVYEAIRRIAVEQGFTPDLFSVDFDEETRLECDGYVSFVFKAIINGDDREFTLWCKVPPNDDKRSLELFKRECFFYRETLHGFYEFQAEKGVSEESGDGFYATPKCYLAHCNTDKPEPEALIMLEYNEAFEKWDWDKLEPINLEHTRLVMQQLGRLHAMSFAMKEQRPETFEQYKQVVSGEQGSGLITLMKESFDRALTTMKTRFESEQERITAVKDAVFESLKTSCDPTTAEPYCVVTHGDCWINNLIYSHNENNVATGVILTDWQSSRYASPILDLCYFFFISAGEQFRRDHMDALLHHYHASLADFLTKLGGDATRQFPLTTLLRLMKPYRDLLGS, from the exons ATGGCCAGCCGGAAGATAACTCCCATGTTTAACGATTACGTGTACGAAGCGATCCGACGGATCGCGGTCGAGCAGGGCTTTACGCCGGATCTGTTTTCGGTGGATTTTGACGAGGAGACACGGCTCGAGTGTGACGGGTACGTGAGCTTTGTGTTCAAGGCCATCATCAATGGAGATGACCGGGAGTTTACGCTGTGGTGCAAGGTGCCGCCGAACGATGACAAACGTTCACTGGAGTTGTTCAAGCGTGAGTGCTTCTTCTACCGGGAAACGCTGCACGGTTTTTACGAGTTCCAGGCGGAAAAAGGTGTGTCGGAGGAGTCTGGTGACGGGTTTTACGCGACTCCCAAATGTTACCTGGCACATTGCAACACCGACAAACCGGAACCCGAAGCATTGATCATGCTGGAGTACAACGAAGCGTTTGAGAAATGGGACTGGGACAAGCTGGAACCAATCAACCTGGAACATACGCGATTGGTGATGCAGCAGCTCGGTCGGCTGCATGCAATGTCGTTCGCGATGAAGGAACAGCGACCCGAAACGTTCGAGCAGTACAAGCAGGTGGTCTCTGGAGAGCAGGGTAGCGGTTTGATCACCCTTATGAAGGAATCGTTCGATCGCGCACTCACCACCATGAAAACTAGGTTCGAGTCGGAACAGGAGCGTATCACCGCGGTGAAGGATGCTGTGTTCGAGAGTCTGAAAACGAGTTGTGATCCGACCACAGCGGAACCGTACTGTGTTGTCACGCACGGAGACTGCTGGATCAATAACTTAATCTACTCGCATAATGAG AATAACGTGGCAACTGGTGTTATCTTGACCGACTGGCAATCGTCTCGGTACGCTTCGCCCATCCTGGATCTGTGCTACTTCTTCTTCATCTCAGCAGGTGAGCAGTTCCGACGGGATCATATGGACGCCTTGCTGCACCATTACCATGCCTCGTTGGCCGACTTTCTTACCAAACTCGGTGGGGACGCAACGCGTCAGTTCCCGCTGACCACACTGTTGAGGCTTATGAAGCCGTACCGTGATTTACTCGGGAGCTAG